The following proteins are co-located in the Alkalihalobacillus sp. TS-13 genome:
- a CDS encoding cupin domain-containing protein, which yields MDYHPINLREKLSKFSEQWSPKVIGEMNDYQFKLVKVQGDFVWHDHKETDEVFIVLDGEMAIAFRDGEVKLSKGEMYVIPKGVEHKPYAEKECHIMLVEPKGVVNTGETKGELTAEDVWI from the coding sequence ATGGATTATCATCCGATTAATCTAAGGGAAAAGTTGTCTAAATTTAGTGAGCAATGGTCGCCCAAAGTCATTGGTGAAATGAATGACTATCAGTTTAAACTGGTAAAGGTTCAGGGGGATTTTGTATGGCACGATCATAAAGAGACTGATGAGGTATTCATAGTACTTGACGGCGAGATGGCTATCGCATTCCGTGATGGAGAGGTCAAACTCTCCAAAGGAGAGATGTATGTGATACCAAAAGGTGTGGAGCATAAGCCCTATGCCGAAAAGGAATGCCATATAATGCTGGTGGAGCCAAAAGGTGTAGTCAACACTGGTGAAACCAAAGGCGAATTGACTGCTGAAGATGTATGGATTTAA
- a CDS encoding MFS transporter, with product MSRYMALLFATACGMAVANIYFAHPLLDALSNEFKIHHSTIGIVITITQICYALGLFLLVPLGDLWNQRRLIIGQMLIAVAALIVISLAPSSAILFIGMAVVGMVASVTQTLVAYASTLSEPQERGGIVGFVTSGVVIGILLARVFAGILTDIGGWRLVYLTSAALMLFIVSLLYRDLPNSIRKKTSMSYPKLLRSVLLLFIQERILLIRGILGMLIFISFSILWTSLVLPLSSAPHSLSHSTIGAFGLAGVAGALAAARAGRLADRGLGQRTTGISLALLLASWFLISFIDHSLFVLIIGVILLDLAVQAVHVTNQSMIFTVRPESRSRLTAAYMIFYSIGSATGSIASTNIYATFGWNGVSLLGASVSAFALLFWVLTSRLTEHKSPNNYDGVAL from the coding sequence ATGTCACGTTATATGGCACTATTATTCGCTACAGCTTGTGGGATGGCTGTTGCAAATATATATTTCGCTCATCCACTACTCGATGCTTTATCGAATGAGTTCAAGATTCATCACTCAACCATCGGAATTGTTATCACCATCACCCAGATCTGTTATGCACTGGGGTTATTCCTGCTAGTTCCGCTTGGTGATCTATGGAATCAACGACGATTAATTATTGGTCAAATGCTAATAGCTGTTGCTGCTCTTATAGTTATTAGTTTGGCTCCTTCAAGTGCAATACTTTTCATCGGTATGGCTGTAGTAGGAATGGTTGCCTCTGTAACACAAACACTTGTCGCATATGCATCAACTTTGTCTGAGCCACAAGAGCGTGGAGGAATTGTAGGCTTTGTAACTAGTGGGGTTGTGATAGGAATTCTTCTCGCACGAGTATTCGCTGGGATTTTGACAGATATAGGCGGATGGCGTTTAGTCTATCTTACGTCTGCAGCACTTATGCTCTTCATCGTTAGTTTATTATACAGAGATTTACCAAATTCAATACGCAAAAAAACATCGATGTCCTATCCGAAGCTATTGCGTTCTGTTCTTTTATTGTTCATACAAGAAAGAATTCTACTAATTCGTGGAATATTGGGCATGTTAATTTTTATTTCCTTTAGTATTTTGTGGACTTCACTAGTCTTGCCTCTTAGCTCAGCACCACATTCTCTGTCACATTCAACGATTGGCGCATTTGGTCTTGCGGGAGTAGCTGGGGCATTAGCTGCTGCTCGAGCTGGACGTCTCGCTGATCGAGGATTAGGCCAGCGAACAACAGGTATCTCCCTAGCTTTATTGTTAGCATCATGGTTCCTAATCAGCTTTATCGATCACTCCCTGTTCGTATTGATCATTGGTGTTATTCTTCTTGACCTCGCTGTGCAAGCCGTACATGTCACCAATCAAAGTATGATTTTTACCGTGCGTCCTGAATCGAGAAGTCGACTTACTGCTGCTTACATGATTTTTTATTCTATTGGCAGTGCAACAGGTTCAATTGCTTCAACCAATATTTACGCAACTTTTGGATGGAATGGAGTATCTCTATTAGGTGCATCTGTCAGCGCTTTTGCTCTGTTATTTTGGGTGCTAACGTCTCGTCTGACAGAACATAAGTCACCAAATAATTATGATGGTGTAGCTTTGTAA
- a CDS encoding TetR/AcrR family transcriptional regulator, translating to MVRLREFDEDKALDAAMQLFWEKGYTTTSLSDLTDKMGIQRPSLYAAFGDKKGLFEAALRKYTKLHASELRTKLQNKPSVKEAIHTFFEDLVEKEYKENQSKGCFCINTMVELAPHDEKFEILTREHQMYLSVIFQEAIEAGINSGELKSSLNAKKLAQTLVVSLIGLTVLIKSCPERSFVDNSVATILTLIK from the coding sequence ATGGTGCGACTACGTGAATTTGATGAGGATAAAGCATTAGATGCTGCTATGCAACTGTTTTGGGAGAAAGGGTACACAACTACTTCCTTAAGCGATTTAACCGATAAGATGGGGATACAACGTCCAAGCTTATATGCAGCTTTCGGAGACAAAAAAGGATTATTTGAAGCAGCATTGCGCAAATACACAAAGTTACATGCTTCTGAACTTCGAACAAAACTTCAAAATAAACCATCTGTAAAAGAAGCTATTCACACATTTTTTGAAGATTTGGTAGAAAAAGAATATAAAGAAAATCAAAGCAAGGGATGTTTTTGTATTAATACGATGGTAGAACTTGCTCCCCACGATGAAAAATTTGAAATCCTTACAAGGGAGCATCAGATGTATCTTTCAGTCATATTTCAAGAAGCGATCGAAGCAGGCATTAATTCAGGAGAGCTCAAAAGCAGTCTAAACGCTAAAAAGTTAGCACAGACTCTAGTTGTTTCATTAATCGGACTTACAGTGCTGATAAAATCTTGTCCAGAGCGCTCATTTGTAGATAATTCTGTAGCTACGATATTGACATTAATAAAATAA
- a CDS encoding biotin/lipoyl-containing protein: MKHIFHNIYSPYSGTIEKILTKQTNHVYEWEKLFVINTMEGKKEISVGISGHIISLEVQEGETITPTTMLGRIKDDLLITGSD; encoded by the coding sequence ATGAAACATATTTTTCATAACATTTACAGCCCCTATTCAGGTACCATCGAGAAAATATTAACAAAACAAACAAACCATGTTTATGAATGGGAAAAGCTATTTGTTATTAATACAATGGAAGGAAAAAAGGAGATTTCGGTAGGAATCAGTGGACACATTATTTCCCTAGAGGTTCAGGAAGGAGAAACCATCACTCCGACTACAATGTTAGGGAGAATTAAGGATGACCTTTTAATAACAGGAAGTGATTAA